The following are encoded together in the Triticum dicoccoides isolate Atlit2015 ecotype Zavitan chromosome 6B, WEW_v2.0, whole genome shotgun sequence genome:
- the LOC119324186 gene encoding F-box/LRR-repeat protein 13-like: MDTGVPAFPMSLVMAEMFRQLGFDPDQVEGFLAHFLSYTHCALPEPPVTADARLFALLPDDSVDRVSCLPDALLGNVVSRLPVKDAARTAALSRRWRGVWRSAPLVLVDSHVHPAGTAYAQRVACAVSRVLAAHPGPFRCVHLTESPLLTAWLQIVAGKGIQELTLVNRPWPLEIFLPSTFLLGMETLTRLYLGHWIFPVTADLPRATCFPNLHELGLCDVVMKTGDLDFILDRSPVLETLSLEGGRLEHCLRLVSQSLRRVQIIGCSVQEIFVVDAPCLERLIQSGGWCPEDTDGNCTRLKIGHVPMLHMLGYLELDSGHVLEVGKTIIKAGTRVSPSTMVPSVGILALEVRFGVRNDAKMVPSVLRCFLNVETLNIKSAKTDRSTGKLNLKFWHECGDIECVRSRIKLLVFHDFRGGRGELAFLKYFFETALVLKKVVILFAVGFASTEEAQSKLSSLGSVKRASETSTVLVTLPSDPQEGSIRSFKIGSQFSADDPFANY; the protein is encoded by the exons ATGGACACCGGGGTGCCTGCCTTTCCCATGAGCCTGGTGATGGCGGAGATGTTCCGGCAGCTAGGCTTTGACCCGGATCAGGTGGAGGGCTTCCTCGCCCACTTCCTCTCCTACACCCACTGCGCCCTCCCGGAGCCGCCCGTGACGGCCGACGCTCGCCTCTTCGCCCTCCTCCCCGACGACTCCGTCGACCGCGTCAGctgcctccccgacgcgctcctcgGCAACGTCGTCTCCCGCCTCCCCGTCAAGGAcgccgcgcgcaccgccgcgctctCCCGGCGCTGGCGCGGGGTCTGGCGCTCCGCCCCGCTCGTCCTCGTCGACTCCCACGTCCACCCCGCGGGCACCGCGTACGCGCAGCGCGTCGCCTGCGCCGTCTCCCGCGTCCTCGCCGCGCACCCGGGCCCCTTCCGCTGCGTCCACCTCACCGAGTCCCCCCTGCTCACGGCCTGGCTCCAGATCGTCGCCGGCAAGGGCATCCAGGAGCTCACCCTCGTCAACCGCCCGTGGCCGCTCGAGATCTTTCTCCCGTCCACCTTCTTGTTAGGCATGGAAACCCTCACCCGCCTCTACCTCGGCCACTGGATCTTCCCCGTCACGGCCGACCTCCCGCGCGCCACCTGCTTCCCCAACCTCCATGAGCTCGGGCTCTGTGACGTCGTCATGAAGACCGGGGATTTGGACTTCATCCTCGACAGGAGCCCCGTGCTGGAGACGCTCTCTCTCGAAGGGGGGAGGCTCGAGCATTGCCTCCGCCTTGTCAGCCAAAGCCTCCGGCGCGTGCAGATCATCGGGTGCTCGGTTCAAGAAATCTTCGTGGTGGACGCGCCATGCCTTGAGCGGCTCATCCAGTCGGGAGGCTGGTGCCCTGAAGACACTGACGGCAACTGCACCAGGCTAAAGATTGGCCATGTCCCCATGCTGCACATGTTGGGATACTTGGAGTTGGATTCAGGGCACGTCCTAGAGGTCGGCAAGACCATCATCAAG GCTGGGACAAGGGTGAGCCCGAGCACCATGGTACCAAGCGTGGGAATCCTGGCTTTGGAGGTGCGTTTCGGAGTCCGCAACGATGCCAAGATGGTTCCCAGTGTCCTCAGGTGCTTTCTGAATGTCGAGACGCTCAACATCAAG TCTGCGAAAACCGATCGATCCACTGGCAAGCTGAACCTGAAGTTCTGGCATGAGTGTGGTGACATCGAGTGCGTCCGGTCGCGCATCAAGCTGCTGGTTTTCCATGATTTCCGAGGGGGCCGAGGCGAGCTCGCGTTCCTCAAATACTTCTTTGAGACCGCATTGGTGCTGAAGAAGGTGGTGATTCTATTCGCCGTTGGCTTCGCTTCGACGGAGGAGGCGCAGTCCAAACTGTCGAGTCTGGGGTCGGTGAAACGAGCCAGTGAAACCTCTACAGTGCTGGTCACTCTACCCTCTGATCCTCAAGAAGGTTCCATTCGGAGCTTCAAAATAGGATCTCAGTTTTCTGCTGACGACCCTTTTGCAAACTACTAA